One window of the Pseudomonas knackmussii B13 genome contains the following:
- the napF gene encoding ferredoxin-type protein NapF, with the protein MHPRRALLRRLAGAETPRLPPWTADDFSDRCTRCGDCVRTCPEQVLRLGDGGFPQLDLTHAGCSLCGACADSCDAGLFDRAQPAFPWRARIGERCLALAGIHCRACEDSCEARAIRFRPQLGGPPLPQLDSLACTGCGACLAPCPSQAIQLSEEMTADA; encoded by the coding sequence GTGCATCCCCGACGCGCCCTGCTGCGCCGCCTGGCTGGCGCGGAAACCCCGCGCCTACCGCCGTGGACCGCCGACGACTTCAGCGACCGCTGCACGCGCTGCGGCGATTGCGTGCGCACCTGCCCGGAACAGGTGCTGCGCCTGGGTGACGGCGGCTTTCCGCAACTCGACCTGACTCACGCTGGCTGCAGCCTTTGCGGCGCCTGTGCCGACAGCTGCGACGCCGGCCTGTTCGACCGCGCGCAACCGGCCTTTCCCTGGCGCGCGCGCATTGGCGAACGCTGCCTGGCGCTGGCCGGCATCCATTGCCGCGCCTGCGAAGACAGCTGCGAGGCCCGCGCCATCCGTTTCCGCCCGCAGCTCGGCGGCCCACCGCTGCCGCAACTCGACTCCCTGGCCTGCACGGGTTGCGGCGCGTGCCTCGCGCCCTGCCCGAGCCAGGCCATCCAACTCAGCGAGGAGATGACCGCCGATGCCTGA
- the napE gene encoding periplasmic nitrate reductase, NapE protein, translated as MSEKSPVEVAKGKETRLFLFLVICLFPLLSVAVVGGYGFIVWMYQLLAGPPGPPG; from the coding sequence ATGAGCGAAAAGAGCCCAGTGGAAGTGGCGAAGGGCAAGGAGACCCGGCTGTTCCTGTTTCTCGTGATCTGCCTGTTCCCGCTTTTGTCCGTGGCTGTCGTCGGCGGCTACGGATTCATCGTCTGGATGTACCAGCTGTTGGCCGGCCCGCCGGGACCGCCAGGCTAG
- a CDS encoding outer membrane protein: protein MKTLKKLALATAILGASIGMAQASENFVGLTWGETSNNIQKSADLNRNLNDPKLDSVINNSSTWGVRAGQQNEQGRYYATYENTSDTYSGMKLRQQNLLGSYDAFLPINEQGTKLFGGGTVGLTKLEQESRGFKRDSDVGYAIGAQAGVLQDIGKNASIEGGYRYLRTNASTEMSPHGGSKVGSLDLHSSSQIYLGANYRF, encoded by the coding sequence ATGAAAACCCTGAAGAAGCTCGCTCTCGCCACTGCCATCCTCGGCGCCAGCATCGGCATGGCCCAGGCCTCGGAAAACTTCGTAGGTCTGACCTGGGGTGAAACCAGCAACAACATCCAGAAATCCGCAGACCTGAACCGCAACCTCAACGATCCGAAGCTCGACAGCGTGATCAACAACAGCAGCACCTGGGGCGTGCGCGCCGGCCAGCAGAACGAACAGGGCCGCTACTACGCGACCTACGAGAACACGTCCGATACCTACAGCGGCATGAAGCTGCGCCAGCAGAACCTGCTCGGCAGCTACGACGCCTTCCTGCCGATCAATGAACAGGGCACCAAGCTGTTTGGCGGCGGTACTGTCGGCCTGACCAAGCTGGAACAGGAGTCGCGTGGCTTCAAGCGTGACAGCGATGTCGGCTACGCCATCGGCGCCCAGGCGGGTGTCCTGCAGGATATCGGCAAGAACGCTTCCATCGAAGGCGGCTATCGTTACCTGCGGACCAATGCCAGCACGGAGATGAGCCCGCACGGTGGTTCCAAGGTCGGATCGCTTGACCTGCACAGCAGCTCGCAGATCTACCTGGGCGCCAACTATCGGTTCTGA
- a CDS encoding response regulator — MKLLVVEDEALLRHHLFTRLGEQGHVVDAVGDAEEALYRASEYHHDLAVVDLGLPGMSGLDLIREFRSQGKTFPILILTARGNWQDKVEGLAAGADDYVVKPFQFEELEARLNALLRRSSGFVQATIEAGPLVLDLNRKQAAVDGEALNLTAFEYRILEYLMRHHQQVVSKERLIEQLYPDDDERDPNVIEVLVGRLRRKLETHEGFRPIDTVRGQGYLFTERCR, encoded by the coding sequence ATGAAGTTACTGGTAGTGGAGGACGAGGCGCTGCTGCGCCATCACCTGTTCACCCGTCTCGGCGAGCAGGGCCATGTGGTCGACGCCGTGGGCGATGCCGAAGAGGCCCTGTACCGGGCCAGCGAGTACCACCACGACCTGGCGGTGGTCGACCTCGGCCTGCCGGGCATGAGCGGCCTGGACCTGATCCGCGAGTTCCGCAGCCAGGGCAAGACCTTCCCGATCCTGATTCTCACCGCGCGCGGCAACTGGCAGGACAAGGTCGAAGGACTGGCCGCCGGCGCCGACGACTACGTGGTCAAGCCGTTCCAGTTCGAGGAACTGGAAGCGCGCCTGAACGCTTTGTTGCGTCGCTCCAGCGGCTTCGTCCAGGCGACCATCGAGGCCGGCCCGCTGGTGCTCGACCTCAACCGCAAGCAGGCCGCCGTGGACGGTGAAGCGCTCAACCTGACCGCCTTCGAGTACCGCATCCTCGAATACCTCATGCGTCATCACCAGCAGGTGGTGAGCAAGGAGCGCCTGATCGAGCAGCTGTACCCGGACGACGACGAGCGCGACCCCAACGTCATCGAAGTGCTGGTCGGCCGTTTGCGGCGCAAGCTGGAGACCCATGAAGGCTTCCGCCCGATCGACACGGTGCGCGGCCAGGGCTACCTGTTCACCGAGCGCTGCCGATGA